The proteins below come from a single Nocardiopsis gilva YIM 90087 genomic window:
- a CDS encoding glycosyltransferase family 4 protein, giving the protein MTAPTFVLPGGVDDPTTPSGGNVFDRRLCRELARMGRPVREVAIPGTWPEPDASGRDRLARALDALPDGAAVVVDGLVACGVPEIVVPSARRLRLGVLVHLPLADETGLSTDHAAELDAAERDTLRAARAVIATSRWAARNIKDRHSLDHRRVWTVEPGTDAAPLVSGTDHGVRFLSVASVTPRKGHDLLVRALAGITDLRWGCVCVGPAPPESAFASEVRRLVGQLGLGGRIDFSGPLSGDALAHAYAEADLLLLPSRAETFGMAAAEALARGIPVLATTAGALPDTLGQARGGTVPGLLVPPNDVQALAGSLRSWLMDGALRDRLRAAARLRRAELRPWEAAARDMTVILDRMHEPRHPRPQRENAW; this is encoded by the coding sequence GTGACAGCGCCGACCTTCGTCCTGCCCGGCGGCGTGGACGACCCCACCACGCCCAGCGGAGGCAACGTCTTCGACCGCCGCCTCTGCCGGGAACTCGCGCGCATGGGGCGGCCGGTCCGCGAGGTGGCGATCCCGGGCACGTGGCCGGAACCGGACGCCTCCGGCCGGGATCGGCTGGCGCGGGCACTCGACGCTCTGCCGGACGGCGCCGCCGTGGTCGTGGACGGGCTCGTGGCCTGCGGTGTCCCCGAGATCGTCGTTCCCAGTGCGCGTCGGCTGCGACTGGGGGTCCTGGTGCACCTGCCCCTGGCCGACGAGACGGGGCTCAGCACCGATCACGCCGCCGAGCTGGACGCCGCTGAGCGGGACACGCTGCGCGCCGCGCGTGCCGTCATCGCGACAAGCCGTTGGGCGGCGCGCAACATCAAGGATCGGCACAGCCTGGACCATCGCCGGGTGTGGACCGTGGAACCGGGCACCGACGCCGCGCCGCTCGTGTCTGGAACGGATCACGGTGTTCGGTTCCTCTCCGTCGCGTCGGTGACCCCGCGCAAGGGACATGACCTGCTCGTGCGGGCTCTGGCGGGGATCACCGACCTGCGCTGGGGCTGCGTCTGCGTGGGACCGGCACCGCCGGAGTCCGCGTTCGCCAGCGAAGTACGTCGGCTCGTCGGACAGCTGGGACTCGGCGGAAGGATTGACTTCTCCGGGCCGCTGTCCGGAGACGCGCTGGCGCACGCCTACGCGGAGGCCGACCTCCTGCTGCTGCCGTCCCGCGCCGAGACCTTCGGAATGGCCGCGGCCGAGGCACTGGCACGCGGCATACCCGTGCTCGCGACCACGGCGGGGGCCCTGCCGGACACCCTGGGACAGGCACGCGGTGGCACTGTTCCGGGTCTCCTCGTCCCACCGAACGACGTCCAAGCACTGGCGGGGTCGCTACGGAGCTGGCTCATGGACGGGGCGTTGCGTGATCGGCTACGGGCGGCGGCGCGGCTTCGCCGGGCCGAACTACGCCCCTGGGAGGCGGCCGCACGGGATATGACCGTCATCCTCGACCGAATGCACGAGCCGCGCCACCCACGACCCCAAAGGGAGAATGCCTGGTGA
- a CDS encoding outer membrane protein assembly factor BamB family protein → MADTLPFLASESDAEESGRTVRVDYPPSSLSTVEPVLCVDGRRDGEDCTASGTLRWSIPLEGDHYVGVDRTGRDWKLFNADSRLSPRARHSAKVLSGVLYHAEDTVVHALDPETGEVAWSADLRGENPAETHAFFESDAGIVALLRAGPERDRNPGELVVLDRKDGDVLKRFPLDADTAVAGVSGDVYITWHGASQDKPYRYTAHSLESGNEMWSVEFDARPGDDTWATFSDALIDDVLYVRRGFKNPDPDAERPKAYENLRFDALTGAALPGKGPDVPRRERGQEASSKAWDSAGDRFNGAEGDLRTYIWPPGPDSETDHAGIGTLRLRVDSDWPGAKRKLGVACAPDALRPQGEPFSLPNALHCDNARLFAINR, encoded by the coding sequence GTGGCCGACACGCTCCCGTTCCTCGCCTCGGAGTCCGATGCCGAGGAATCCGGAAGAACCGTCCGCGTGGACTATCCGCCGTCCTCCCTGAGCACGGTCGAACCGGTGCTCTGTGTCGACGGCCGACGGGACGGCGAGGACTGCACGGCCTCCGGCACCCTACGCTGGTCAATTCCGTTGGAGGGGGACCACTACGTAGGGGTGGACCGGACTGGCAGGGACTGGAAACTGTTCAACGCCGATAGCCGACTCAGTCCACGGGCACGACACTCGGCCAAGGTGCTGTCTGGTGTGCTTTACCACGCCGAGGACACCGTGGTCCACGCACTGGACCCGGAGACCGGCGAAGTGGCCTGGAGCGCCGACCTGCGGGGGGAGAATCCAGCAGAGACACACGCGTTTTTCGAGTCCGACGCCGGAATCGTCGCGCTGCTCCGTGCGGGCCCTGAAAGGGATCGAAACCCGGGCGAACTGGTGGTCCTCGACCGAAAGGACGGCGATGTACTGAAGCGGTTCCCACTCGATGCGGACACCGCTGTGGCCGGCGTCTCCGGCGACGTATACATCACCTGGCACGGCGCCTCGCAGGATAAGCCGTACAGGTACACCGCTCATAGTCTTGAGTCCGGTAACGAGATGTGGAGTGTCGAGTTCGACGCGCGCCCCGGGGACGACACGTGGGCTACGTTTTCGGATGCTCTGATCGATGATGTCCTCTACGTCCGGCGTGGCTTCAAGAACCCGGACCCCGACGCCGAAAGGCCAAAGGCGTACGAGAACCTGCGGTTCGACGCCCTTACCGGTGCCGCGCTGCCCGGAAAGGGCCCTGACGTTCCCAGGCGAGAGCGCGGACAAGAGGCCTCCTCAAAGGCGTGGGACTCCGCCGGAGACCGCTTCAACGGTGCCGAAGGTGACCTGCGCACCTACATCTGGCCGCCTGGGCCCGACTCCGAAACCGACCATGCGGGCATCGGAACCCTCCGTCTGAGGGTCGATAGCGACTGGCCCGGTGCCAAACGGAAACTCGGAGTTGCCTGCGCACCCGACGCCCTGCGGCCACAAGGGGAGCCCTTCTCACTCCCCAATGCTCTGCACTGCGACAATGCGCGGCTCTTCGCCATCAACCGGTAG
- a CDS encoding ParA family protein translates to MTSIALFNNKGGVGKTTLVYHLAHMYQRLGARVLTVDLDPQSNLTSMFLDEDDLARLWNEAEQTFQFQQQKLFPTIRTDSTGTIAEAVRPITEGTGDVEFIRPAQINEGLWLLPGDLELSRFEDDLSQSWGLTFKGDPKALRAMTAFYRIIQSARREIDPDIILIDIGPNLGAINRAALLSSDTVLMPLAAELFSLRGLRNLGPTLREWRRDWKELVLPRAPEQIELPAGDMHPLGYVIMQPTVRLDRPVLAYQRWLERIPLVYDRYVLGNDPPSAKPDHEIATIRNYRSLMPLAHDARKPMFDLRPADGAMGSTQAYVQTCRSEFEELTRRIDTRLAAMASE, encoded by the coding sequence ATGACGTCCATCGCGCTGTTCAACAACAAGGGTGGCGTGGGAAAAACCACCCTCGTTTACCACCTCGCGCACATGTACCAGCGGCTCGGCGCGCGGGTTCTCACCGTCGATTTGGACCCGCAGTCCAACCTGACGTCGATGTTTCTCGACGAGGACGACTTGGCGCGCCTCTGGAACGAGGCGGAACAAACATTCCAGTTCCAACAGCAAAAGCTCTTCCCCACCATCCGGACGGACAGCACCGGAACCATCGCAGAGGCTGTCAGGCCGATCACCGAGGGAACAGGGGATGTGGAATTCATCCGCCCGGCCCAGATCAATGAAGGTCTGTGGCTGCTACCGGGTGATCTCGAACTGAGTAGATTCGAAGACGACCTTTCGCAGTCATGGGGACTGACCTTTAAGGGAGACCCGAAGGCGCTGCGCGCCATGACCGCCTTCTACCGAATCATCCAGTCGGCGCGTCGTGAGATCGACCCGGACATCATCCTCATCGACATCGGCCCCAACCTGGGCGCGATCAACCGCGCTGCGCTGCTCTCGTCGGACACCGTACTCATGCCGCTCGCGGCCGAACTGTTCTCTCTCCGCGGGCTCCGCAACCTCGGCCCCACCCTTCGAGAGTGGCGCAGAGACTGGAAGGAACTGGTGCTGCCTCGCGCGCCGGAACAGATTGAACTTCCTGCGGGTGACATGCATCCATTGGGATACGTCATTATGCAGCCAACCGTACGCCTCGACCGTCCGGTCCTCGCCTACCAGCGCTGGCTGGAACGCATTCCACTGGTATACGACCGGTACGTCCTCGGCAACGACCCGCCATCGGCAAAACCGGACCACGAAATCGCGACTATCCGCAACTACCGCAGCCTCATGCCGCTTGCGCATGACGCGCGCAAGCCGATGTTCGACTTGCGCCCCGCGGACGGCGCTATGGGCAGCACCCAGGCCTACGTGCAAACCTGCCGAAGCGAATTCGAGGAATTGACCCGCCGAATCGACACCCGGTTGGCCGCCATGGCCTCCGAGTAA
- a CDS encoding class I SAM-dependent methyltransferase codes for MSAPGSPRFEADWLALREGADADARDAGLLVPLRAHLAAEHGRRRGGSLNIHDLGSGTGSMARWLAPLLDGPQHWVLHDRDPELLERAAGFPPEPAADGAPVTVRTRLADLTELDAVDLKGADLVTASALLDLLTADELNGLAEACTGVGCPVLLTLSVAGHVVLTPDHPLDADIAAAFNAHQRREVQGRRLLGPDAPDAAARAFRRRGAPVYRRSSPWRLGPEQRRLMRQWLEGWVAAAVEQRTELSTEARTYVEWRLGECASGRLRAEVHHVDLLVLPDGPAAEGRHEERS; via the coding sequence GTGAGCGCCCCCGGATCGCCCCGCTTCGAAGCCGACTGGTTGGCCCTGCGCGAGGGGGCCGATGCCGACGCGCGCGACGCCGGGTTGCTGGTCCCGCTCCGCGCGCATCTCGCAGCGGAGCATGGACGGCGGCGCGGCGGCAGCCTCAACATCCACGACCTCGGAAGCGGCACCGGATCGATGGCGCGCTGGCTCGCCCCGCTCTTGGACGGTCCCCAGCACTGGGTCCTCCACGACCGCGACCCGGAACTGCTCGAGCGCGCCGCCGGCTTCCCGCCGGAGCCGGCAGCGGACGGCGCCCCCGTCACCGTGCGAACCCGACTGGCCGACCTGACCGAACTGGATGCGGTCGACCTCAAGGGCGCCGACCTGGTAACAGCGTCCGCGCTTCTCGACCTGCTCACCGCAGATGAACTGAACGGCCTGGCCGAGGCGTGCACTGGCGTTGGATGCCCCGTCCTGCTGACGCTGTCGGTCGCCGGACACGTGGTCTTGACCCCCGATCACCCACTCGACGCCGATATCGCCGCCGCGTTCAACGCCCACCAGCGTCGGGAGGTGCAGGGGCGCCGCCTGCTCGGCCCGGACGCGCCCGACGCGGCCGCGCGGGCATTCCGGCGCCGCGGTGCGCCGGTGTACAGGCGATCAAGCCCGTGGCGGCTCGGCCCGGAGCAGCGCCGGTTGATGCGGCAGTGGCTGGAGGGGTGGGTCGCCGCCGCTGTCGAGCAGCGCACTGAACTCTCCACCGAGGCGCGTACGTATGTGGAGTGGAGGCTGGGCGAGTGCGCGTCCGGCCGCCTGCGAGCCGAGGTGCACCACGTCGACCTGCTCGTCCTCCCGGATGGGCCAGCGGCGGAAGGTAGGCACGAGGAGCGGTCCTGA
- a CDS encoding zinc-dependent alcohol dehydrogenase, protein MEHTARAFWLRSPGVGEIRSVPVPEPAPGDVVVRTRYTGVSRGTESLVFRGGVPESQREAMRAPFQEGGLPGPVKYGYLNVGTVEQGPSELVGRDVFSLYPHQTRFVVPAGAVVPLPEGVPAERAVLAGTVETAVNAIWDAGPLIGDRVAVVGAGMVGCCVARLLADIPGARVQLVDTEPERADVAECLGVAFAHPAEAAGQCDLVFHASATEAGLATSLDLLGDEGQVIELSWYGDREVRIPLGESFHSRRLAIRASQVGVVSPARSRRRSLADRLSLSLRLLTDPAFDTLITGESPFERLPDLMPLLADGRIPALCHRIAYG, encoded by the coding sequence ATGGAGCACACCGCGCGCGCCTTCTGGCTGCGGTCACCAGGCGTAGGAGAGATCCGGTCGGTCCCTGTCCCAGAGCCCGCACCCGGCGACGTGGTCGTCCGCACGCGCTACACGGGGGTCAGCCGCGGCACCGAGTCCCTGGTGTTCCGCGGTGGCGTCCCCGAGAGCCAGCGCGAGGCCATGCGGGCGCCCTTCCAGGAGGGCGGCCTTCCCGGCCCGGTCAAATACGGCTACCTCAACGTGGGCACCGTCGAGCAGGGGCCATCCGAGCTCGTCGGACGCGACGTCTTCAGCCTCTATCCGCACCAGACCCGGTTCGTCGTTCCGGCCGGCGCGGTCGTGCCCCTTCCGGAGGGCGTCCCCGCCGAGCGGGCCGTGCTGGCGGGCACGGTCGAGACGGCGGTGAACGCGATCTGGGACGCCGGACCGCTCATCGGCGACCGCGTCGCGGTCGTTGGCGCGGGAATGGTGGGATGCTGCGTCGCGCGCCTCCTCGCCGACATCCCGGGCGCCCGCGTCCAGCTCGTCGACACCGAACCCGAGCGCGCCGACGTCGCCGAGTGCCTCGGCGTCGCCTTCGCCCACCCGGCGGAAGCCGCGGGCCAGTGCGACCTGGTGTTCCATGCCAGCGCCACGGAGGCGGGCCTCGCCACCTCACTGGACCTGCTCGGAGATGAGGGCCAGGTCATCGAGCTCAGTTGGTACGGGGACCGCGAGGTCCGCATCCCGCTGGGGGAGTCCTTTCATTCCCGCCGACTGGCGATTCGCGCGAGCCAGGTGGGCGTGGTCTCCCCGGCGCGCAGCCGCCGCCGATCGCTCGCCGACCGCCTCTCCCTGTCGCTGCGGCTGCTCACCGACCCCGCCTTCGACACACTGATCACCGGCGAAAGCCCCTTCGAGCGACTGCCCGATCTCATGCCGCTCCTCGCGGATGGCCGGATCCCGGCCCTGTGCCATCGCATCGCCTACGGATAG
- a CDS encoding 6-pyruvoyl trahydropterin synthase family protein, giving the protein MFSVTVRDHLMVAHSFRGEVFGPAQSLHGATFIVDASFRRPELDDDGIVVDIGRATQELNSVLADLNYRNLDEVPEFAGVNTSTEFLAKVIADRIADRVAQGALGEQARGVTELKVTLHESHIAWASYERAL; this is encoded by the coding sequence GTGTTCAGCGTCACCGTCCGCGACCATCTCATGGTCGCGCACAGCTTCCGCGGTGAAGTCTTCGGACCGGCGCAGTCCCTCCACGGGGCGACATTCATCGTCGACGCCTCGTTCCGCCGACCCGAACTCGACGACGACGGGATCGTGGTCGACATCGGGCGAGCCACCCAAGAACTCAACTCCGTCCTCGCCGACCTCAACTACCGCAACCTCGACGAGGTGCCCGAGTTCGCCGGCGTCAACACCTCGACGGAGTTTCTGGCCAAGGTCATCGCCGACCGCATCGCCGACCGGGTGGCACAGGGCGCGTTGGGGGAACAGGCCCGCGGGGTGACCGAGCTGAAGGTGACCCTGCACGAGTCGCACATCGCCTGGGCGAGTTACGAACGTGCGCTGTGA
- a CDS encoding creatininase family protein, with the protein MDGRSSYLLPLDTSPEAERHQGGVVLLPIGSFEQHGPYLPSSTDTVIACTIANEIAVVHRLQVLPPVTVSCSHEHEAWPGTVSISAQTLIAVVRDIAASVRRSGAAGLVLVNAHGGNYALGNVVQEARGSMALFPGPHDWQAARDAAGLQTSIDADMHAGELETSILLHAHPELVRAGYASGDSVADERPHLLTLGLEAYTSSGVVGRPSLASAAKGAAVLASLVESFAAYPPLFSASP; encoded by the coding sequence ATGGATGGACGTTCTTCGTACCTGCTGCCCCTGGACACATCCCCCGAGGCCGAGCGGCATCAGGGCGGTGTCGTGCTTCTCCCGATCGGGAGTTTCGAGCAGCATGGGCCGTACCTTCCCTCCTCCACGGACACGGTGATCGCCTGCACGATCGCGAACGAGATCGCCGTAGTCCATCGCCTTCAGGTGCTGCCGCCGGTGACCGTCTCCTGTTCTCATGAGCATGAGGCGTGGCCGGGGACGGTGAGCATCTCCGCGCAGACGCTGATCGCGGTCGTGCGCGACATCGCCGCGTCCGTGCGGCGCTCAGGGGCCGCCGGGCTCGTGCTGGTCAATGCCCACGGCGGGAACTATGCGTTGGGAAATGTCGTCCAGGAGGCGCGAGGGTCGATGGCCTTGTTTCCAGGGCCGCATGACTGGCAGGCGGCACGCGACGCGGCCGGGCTGCAGACCTCCATCGACGCCGACATGCACGCCGGTGAGCTGGAGACGTCGATCTTGTTGCACGCCCATCCGGAGCTGGTGCGGGCGGGCTACGCTTCGGGCGACTCGGTGGCCGACGAGCGCCCGCACCTGCTCACGCTGGGGCTGGAGGCCTACACGAGCTCCGGGGTGGTGGGACGACCCTCACTCGCGTCAGCCGCCAAGGGCGCGGCAGTGCTCGCCAGCCTGGTCGAATCGTTCGCGGCGTACCCGCCGCTGTTCTCCGCGTCCCCCTGA
- a CDS encoding ATP-binding protein, which translates to MRDSQPMNAHSRSDHGASERMSMERELSEELGTQESCVLEFKRKAKDREAIRKAICALANDLAGEGGGDLVIGVRDDGTIEPGLDTSDAALLDLAQIRDEGTILDRPSVRVEPALFRGQPVIRIHVEASRTPPVRLNGVAWVRPGPLTKRASADDERVLIERRRSLSLPFDNHPVPGSSIDDLDMRLFRGTYLPSAVDTEVIEENGRPEEQQLASLNLLSPSRAATVLGLLLVGMDPTRSLPGAYTQFVRYEGDSVDSAVIDEQELRLNVVDTAERLEVLLKGHTHTHLAEVSGFRERAQPDYPIAALREACMNALMHRNYESSNAPTRIQWFADRVEVANPGGPYGQVRANNFDRVNDYRNPSLAGAMKNLGYVNRFGRGITRMRAELERNGNPPPKFDVDESSWVVVMRKGT; encoded by the coding sequence ATGCGCGACTCACAACCCATGAACGCGCACAGCCGAAGTGATCACGGCGCGTCGGAACGGATGTCCATGGAACGCGAGTTGTCCGAGGAGCTAGGGACCCAGGAGAGCTGTGTCCTGGAGTTCAAGCGCAAAGCCAAGGATCGTGAGGCGATCCGCAAGGCGATCTGTGCGCTGGCCAACGACCTCGCCGGTGAAGGCGGTGGTGACCTCGTCATCGGGGTACGGGACGACGGCACGATCGAGCCGGGCCTCGACACATCGGACGCGGCGCTGCTCGACCTCGCCCAAATCCGCGACGAGGGCACCATCCTGGACCGACCATCAGTGCGCGTAGAACCGGCACTGTTCCGCGGTCAGCCGGTGATCCGCATCCACGTCGAGGCGTCACGTACGCCTCCGGTCCGGCTGAACGGCGTCGCATGGGTACGGCCGGGTCCCCTCACCAAACGGGCATCCGCCGACGATGAACGGGTACTCATCGAACGGAGGCGGAGCCTGTCCCTGCCCTTCGACAACCATCCCGTTCCGGGCAGCAGCATCGACGACCTGGACATGAGACTCTTCCGCGGCACGTATCTGCCTTCCGCTGTCGATACCGAGGTGATCGAAGAGAACGGTCGACCGGAGGAACAGCAGCTCGCTTCCCTGAACCTGCTCTCCCCTTCCAGGGCAGCGACGGTGCTTGGCCTTCTCCTGGTCGGCATGGACCCGACACGCTCCCTCCCTGGCGCCTATACGCAGTTCGTTCGGTACGAGGGCGACTCGGTTGACAGCGCCGTGATCGATGAGCAGGAGCTGCGCCTGAACGTCGTGGACACCGCGGAGCGCCTGGAGGTGCTCCTCAAGGGACACACCCACACGCATCTCGCTGAAGTGAGCGGCTTCCGGGAACGGGCACAGCCCGACTATCCGATCGCAGCCCTGCGTGAGGCCTGCATGAACGCACTCATGCACCGAAACTACGAGTCATCGAACGCCCCCACCCGCATTCAGTGGTTCGCGGACCGGGTGGAAGTTGCCAATCCCGGAGGACCCTATGGTCAGGTGAGAGCGAACAATTTCGATCGGGTCAACGACTACCGGAACCCGTCCCTGGCTGGGGCGATGAAGAACCTGGGCTACGTCAACCGGTTCGGACGCGGCATCACCCGAATGCGGGCAGAACTGGAGCGAAACGGCAACCCGCCGCCGAAATTCGACGTAGACGAAAGTTCCTGGGTGGTCGTAATGAGGAAGGGCACATGA
- a CDS encoding methyltransferase domain-containing protein: MIARLCEAGDLTEDWRPSFERVPRHLFIPDKVWEDGTNGPTRLGRSEDPYAWLNLAYSDQPVITQLDDGDCSGRGYVSSSASMPSIVAMMLRRLNATHGMKVLEIGTGTGWNAGLLSARLGARNVVSVEVDAELAERARKALADAGHQPQVITADGMDGWLPSAPYDRVLATAAVQRVPYAWVAQARPGGLIVTPWGTSFHNGALACLTVDNHGTASGYFGGNVAFMWARSQRTPHGSVEDRVRLEHDYVETHTLLYPREPVSDFDASFAIGLRVPGMKSTVVFDGDRVGPNFTVYLMDPVSGAWASWRIDQGADTYIVRQHGPRRLFDELEAAYAWWRQAGRPTHDRFGLTVNESTQIVWLDSPDQMISWRV, from the coding sequence ATGATCGCCCGCCTCTGTGAGGCGGGCGATCTCACCGAAGATTGGCGGCCTTCCTTCGAACGCGTGCCGCGCCACCTGTTCATCCCTGACAAAGTCTGGGAAGACGGTACCAACGGACCCACCCGATTGGGGCGCTCCGAAGATCCCTACGCGTGGCTCAACCTCGCCTACTCTGACCAGCCGGTAATCACGCAGCTCGACGATGGTGACTGTTCCGGCCGGGGATACGTTTCCAGCTCGGCATCGATGCCGTCGATCGTGGCGATGATGCTTCGACGACTCAACGCCACCCACGGCATGAAGGTCCTGGAAATAGGCACCGGGACAGGGTGGAACGCTGGGCTCCTCAGTGCCAGGCTCGGCGCGCGCAACGTGGTATCCGTGGAGGTCGACGCTGAGCTGGCCGAGCGGGCGCGCAAAGCCTTGGCCGATGCCGGGCACCAGCCGCAGGTCATCACCGCCGACGGGATGGACGGCTGGTTGCCTTCGGCCCCCTACGACCGTGTGCTCGCCACTGCCGCTGTGCAGCGGGTCCCCTATGCCTGGGTGGCTCAGGCACGCCCTGGCGGCCTCATCGTCACGCCATGGGGGACGTCGTTCCACAACGGAGCCTTGGCCTGTCTGACTGTGGACAACCATGGGACTGCTTCGGGATACTTCGGCGGAAATGTCGCCTTTATGTGGGCTCGGTCCCAGCGCACCCCGCACGGCTCGGTCGAGGATCGAGTTCGACTTGAGCATGACTACGTGGAGACCCACACGCTCCTATATCCGCGCGAGCCGGTCTCAGACTTCGACGCCTCATTTGCCATCGGGCTGCGGGTACCAGGGATGAAATCCACAGTCGTCTTCGACGGAGATCGGGTTGGTCCCAATTTCACGGTGTATCTGATGGATCCTGTCTCCGGTGCGTGGGCGTCCTGGCGGATCGATCAGGGTGCTGATACTTACATAGTGCGGCAACACGGACCGCGGCGGCTGTTTGACGAACTGGAAGCGGCCTACGCGTGGTGGCGACAGGCCGGACGCCCCACGCATGACCGATTCGGATTGACCGTGAACGAATCCACGCAGATCGTATGGTTGGACTCTCCAGACCAGATGATCTCGTGGAGAGTGTGA
- a CDS encoding SgcJ/EcaC family oxidoreductase, with protein sequence MTDGILVVGDISARAQAAVTGVVKALEKAFNAKDPIALSEQFALRTSWSNAMGTRLDDRRSIAESAAPAMEGFLCDSYARYDVVKLLEIAPNVIAVSVAQTPTDSSGNPIEGAWGATLYVISEQEEGWKIVAGQNTAVESSSA encoded by the coding sequence ATGACGGACGGCATCCTTGTGGTCGGAGACATCTCGGCGCGGGCGCAGGCCGCGGTGACCGGCGTGGTGAAAGCACTGGAGAAGGCGTTCAACGCCAAAGACCCCATCGCGTTGAGCGAACAGTTCGCCCTGCGGACGTCCTGGTCCAACGCCATGGGCACGCGCTTGGACGACCGCCGGTCCATCGCCGAGTCCGCCGCTCCGGCGATGGAGGGCTTCCTGTGTGACTCCTACGCGCGCTACGACGTCGTCAAACTGCTGGAGATCGCGCCCAATGTGATCGCGGTGAGCGTGGCGCAGACGCCCACCGACAGCTCGGGCAACCCCATCGAGGGAGCCTGGGGAGCGACGCTCTACGTGATCTCCGAACAGGAGGAGGGCTGGAAGATCGTGGCCGGTCAGAACACCGCTGTCGAGTCCTCCTCCGCCTGA
- a CDS encoding DUF6879 family protein translates to MATAVREALATAQRSAVHLEMRDSYMRDDPAFIAWQEGHRADPDDRSSWWRPWLDVVAEATSRGVAMRRCRIVSEPVSDYIRYEYDGTFTNVAAGERVRWLPRRRTRDLALPGVDFWVMDEAVVIYNHFSGDGQWSELGMEVVRDPALVKLCGAAFESAWERGIDHAEYRPA, encoded by the coding sequence GTGGCAACGGCGGTACGTGAGGCGCTGGCCACGGCTCAGCGCTCGGCGGTGCACCTGGAGATGCGCGACAGTTACATGCGTGACGATCCGGCCTTCATCGCGTGGCAGGAAGGGCACCGAGCTGATCCCGACGACCGCAGTAGCTGGTGGCGCCCCTGGCTGGATGTGGTCGCGGAAGCAACGAGCCGGGGTGTGGCCATGCGGCGCTGCCGGATCGTGTCCGAACCGGTCAGCGACTACATCCGCTATGAGTACGACGGAACGTTCACCAACGTCGCGGCGGGTGAGCGTGTGCGCTGGCTGCCGAGGCGGCGGACCCGGGACCTCGCGCTGCCGGGCGTCGACTTCTGGGTGATGGACGAGGCGGTCGTCATCTACAACCACTTCAGTGGCGATGGGCAGTGGTCGGAGCTCGGTATGGAGGTCGTGCGGGATCCGGCTCTGGTGAAGCTGTGCGGCGCGGCCTTCGAGAGTGCGTGGGAACGCGGCATCGACCACGCGGAGTACCGGCCCGCCTGA
- a CDS encoding class I SAM-dependent methyltransferase, producing the protein MNHTVLPSKTTTPAGYWDRYGTGLAEEESHEEALKNAFGWCQYDGHGPGDELLGRPTTALELGFGRGNAVAALALQGISATGVDVSGVQHENAAQRWRHVPGAEFVCAEALDYLSNTTRRWDAIYSIWGAAWFTDPALLLPLGFDHLEPGGRLAFSSAPPVPGAYGPQGMYGAGFRGRPVWLYRWSYEPDDWTDILTRHGFTGVDARIHPAPNPDLLGTLIVAARRPLE; encoded by the coding sequence ATGAACCACACCGTCCTCCCCTCCAAAACCACCACCCCCGCCGGGTACTGGGACCGCTATGGCACCGGCCTCGCCGAGGAGGAGTCTCATGAGGAAGCGCTGAAGAACGCCTTCGGGTGGTGCCAGTACGACGGCCACGGCCCCGGCGACGAACTCCTCGGCCGACCCACCACCGCGCTGGAGCTGGGATTCGGCCGCGGCAACGCCGTAGCCGCCCTCGCTCTTCAGGGCATCAGCGCCACGGGGGTGGACGTCTCGGGCGTACAGCACGAGAACGCCGCGCAACGGTGGAGGCACGTGCCTGGTGCTGAATTCGTCTGTGCCGAAGCCCTCGACTACCTGTCCAACACAACCCGCCGATGGGACGCGATCTACTCGATCTGGGGCGCGGCCTGGTTCACCGACCCAGCGCTCCTCTTACCGCTGGGGTTCGACCATTTGGAGCCCGGCGGTCGCCTGGCCTTCTCCTCCGCCCCGCCGGTGCCCGGCGCCTACGGTCCGCAAGGGATGTACGGTGCAGGCTTTCGAGGGCGGCCGGTGTGGCTGTACCGGTGGTCCTACGAACCCGACGACTGGACCGACATCCTCACGCGACACGGCTTCACGGGTGTGGACGCCCGTATCCACCCCGCTCCCAATCCCGACCTACTCGGCACGCTGATCGTGGCCGCACGTCGGCCATTGGAGTAA